A window from Hemicordylus capensis ecotype Gifberg chromosome 2, rHemCap1.1.pri, whole genome shotgun sequence encodes these proteins:
- the SRSF2 gene encoding serine/arginine-rich splicing factor 2: MSYGRPPPDVEGMTSLKVDNLTYRTSPDTLRRVFEKYGRVGDVYIPRDRYTKESRGFAFVRFHDKRDAEDAMDAMDGAVLDGRELRVQMARYGRPPDSHHSRRGPPPRRYGSGGYGRRSRSPRRRRRSRSRSRSRSRSRSRSRYSRSKSRSRTRSRSRSTSKSRSNRRSKSKSSSVSRSRSRSRSRSRSRSPPPVSKRESKSRSRSKSPPKSPEEEGAVSS, translated from the exons ATGAGTTACGGGCGGCCGCCGCCTGACGTGGAAGGGATGACTTCGCTGAAGGTAGACAACCTGACCTACCGCACCTCCCCGGACACGCTGCGCCGCGTCTTCGAGAAGTACGGCCGCGTGGGGGATGTCTACATTCCCCGGGACCGCTACACCAAGGAGAGCCGCGGGTTCGCCTTCGTCCGCTTCCACGACAAACGCGACGCCGAAGACGCCATGGATGCCATGGACGGAGCCGTGCTCGACGGCCGGGAGCTCCGTGTCCAGATGGCCCGCTATGGCCGGCCCCCGGATTCCCACCACAGCCGCCGTGGGCCTCCTCCCCGCCGTTACGGGAGCGGCGGCTACGGACGCCGCAGCCGGAG CCCCAGGAGACGGCGTCGTAGCCGATCTCGAAGCAGGAGCCGCTCCAGGTCCCGGAGCAGATCGCGCTACAGTCGCTCCAAGTCCAGGTCCCGCACACGGTCCCGGTCCCGCTCCACTTCCAAGTCCAGATCGAACAGAAGATCGAAGTCCAAGTCCTCCTCCGTCTCCAGATCGCGTTCCCGATCGAGATCCCGGTCCAGGTCAAGAAGTCCCCCACCTGTTTCAAAAAGGGAATCGAAGTCGAGATCCCGGTCTAAGAGCCCCCCTAAGTCTCCTGAAGAGGAAGGAGCTGTGTCATCCTAG
- the METTL23 gene encoding histone-arginine methyltransferase METTL23 isoform X1 — MVVCTTSRFSRRVPMCEQVPKVSVRQYRFAGGQEEEDPLNAELVILIPEVLDPQYGMYVWPCAVVLAQYVWFHRREICGKRILEIGAGVSLPGIVAAKCGAEIILSDNAELPECLDNCRRSCQMNNLSGMNVVGLTWGQMSPSLLDLPPVDIILASDVFFEPEDFEDVISIVYYLMEKKRRVQFWTTYQVRSADWSIEGLLYKWDMESTSVPLQSFDANKEQLAGSSLPGRHTIEMVIITHKATKLNSGTVLRKDSISCVLK, encoded by the exons ATGGTTGTGTGCACCACCAGTCGCTTCTCCCGAAGGGTTCCGATGTGCGAACAGGTACCCAAAGTCAGCGTGAGGCAATACAGATTTgcaggagggcaggaggaggaagatccGCTGAATGCAGAGCTGGTGATACTTATTCCCGAG GTCCTTGATCCTCAGTATGGCATGTATGTTTGGCCCTGTGCTGTGGTCCTAGCTCAGTATGTCTGGTTTCACAGAAGAGAAATTTGTGGCAAGAGAATCTTGGAG ATTGGAGCAGGTGTGAGTCTTCCTGGAATAGTGGCAGCAAAATGTGGAGCAGAAATTATATTATCAGATAATGCAGAACTTCCTGAGTGTTTGGACAACTGTCGTCGAAGCTGCCAGATGAATAACCTCTCGGGGATGAATGTGGTAGGACTTACCTGGGGTCAGATGTCACCCAGTCTGTTAGATTTACCTCCGGTGGATATTATATTGGCATCTGATGTGTTTTTTGAACCAGAAG ACTTTGAAGATGTTATAAGCATAGTGTACTACTTAATGGAAAAGAAGCGACGTGTTCAGTTCTGGACTACTTATCAAGTCAGAAG TGCTGACTGGTCTATTGAAGGATTACTTTACAAGTGGGATATGGAAAGCACATCTGTGCCCTTGCAGTCATTTGATGCCAACAAGGAGCAACTAGCCGGCTCTTCTCTTCCAGGAAGGCACACTATTGAAATGGTTATCATTACACATAAAGCAACCAAGCTAAATTCTGGGACAGTTTTAAGAAAAGACTCTATTtcatgtgttttaaaataa
- the METTL23 gene encoding histone-arginine methyltransferase METTL23 isoform X3 yields MCDQMHPKQEVLVLDPQYGMYVWPCAVVLAQYVWFHRREICGKRILEIGAGVSLPGIVAAKCGAEIILSDNAELPECLDNCRRSCQMNNLSGMNVVGLTWGQMSPSLLDLPPVDIILASDVFFEPEDFEDVISIVYYLMEKKRRVQFWTTYQVRSADWSIEGLLYKWDMESTSVPLQSFDANKEQLAGSSLPGRHTIEMVIITHKATKLNSGTVLRKDSISCVLK; encoded by the exons ATGTGTGACCAGATGCATCcgaaacaagaagttctg GTCCTTGATCCTCAGTATGGCATGTATGTTTGGCCCTGTGCTGTGGTCCTAGCTCAGTATGTCTGGTTTCACAGAAGAGAAATTTGTGGCAAGAGAATCTTGGAG ATTGGAGCAGGTGTGAGTCTTCCTGGAATAGTGGCAGCAAAATGTGGAGCAGAAATTATATTATCAGATAATGCAGAACTTCCTGAGTGTTTGGACAACTGTCGTCGAAGCTGCCAGATGAATAACCTCTCGGGGATGAATGTGGTAGGACTTACCTGGGGTCAGATGTCACCCAGTCTGTTAGATTTACCTCCGGTGGATATTATATTGGCATCTGATGTGTTTTTTGAACCAGAAG ACTTTGAAGATGTTATAAGCATAGTGTACTACTTAATGGAAAAGAAGCGACGTGTTCAGTTCTGGACTACTTATCAAGTCAGAAG TGCTGACTGGTCTATTGAAGGATTACTTTACAAGTGGGATATGGAAAGCACATCTGTGCCCTTGCAGTCATTTGATGCCAACAAGGAGCAACTAGCCGGCTCTTCTCTTCCAGGAAGGCACACTATTGAAATGGTTATCATTACACATAAAGCAACCAAGCTAAATTCTGGGACAGTTTTAAGAAAAGACTCTATTtcatgtgttttaaaataa
- the METTL23 gene encoding histone-arginine methyltransferase METTL23 isoform X2: protein MVVCTTSRFSRRVPMCEQVPKVSVRQYRFAGGQEEEDPLNAELVILIPEIGAGVSLPGIVAAKCGAEIILSDNAELPECLDNCRRSCQMNNLSGMNVVGLTWGQMSPSLLDLPPVDIILASDVFFEPEDFEDVISIVYYLMEKKRRVQFWTTYQVRSADWSIEGLLYKWDMESTSVPLQSFDANKEQLAGSSLPGRHTIEMVIITHKATKLNSGTVLRKDSISCVLK, encoded by the exons ATGGTTGTGTGCACCACCAGTCGCTTCTCCCGAAGGGTTCCGATGTGCGAACAGGTACCCAAAGTCAGCGTGAGGCAATACAGATTTgcaggagggcaggaggaggaagatccGCTGAATGCAGAGCTGGTGATACTTATTCCCGAG ATTGGAGCAGGTGTGAGTCTTCCTGGAATAGTGGCAGCAAAATGTGGAGCAGAAATTATATTATCAGATAATGCAGAACTTCCTGAGTGTTTGGACAACTGTCGTCGAAGCTGCCAGATGAATAACCTCTCGGGGATGAATGTGGTAGGACTTACCTGGGGTCAGATGTCACCCAGTCTGTTAGATTTACCTCCGGTGGATATTATATTGGCATCTGATGTGTTTTTTGAACCAGAAG ACTTTGAAGATGTTATAAGCATAGTGTACTACTTAATGGAAAAGAAGCGACGTGTTCAGTTCTGGACTACTTATCAAGTCAGAAG TGCTGACTGGTCTATTGAAGGATTACTTTACAAGTGGGATATGGAAAGCACATCTGTGCCCTTGCAGTCATTTGATGCCAACAAGGAGCAACTAGCCGGCTCTTCTCTTCCAGGAAGGCACACTATTGAAATGGTTATCATTACACATAAAGCAACCAAGCTAAATTCTGGGACAGTTTTAAGAAAAGACTCTATTtcatgtgttttaaaataa